A DNA window from Sphingomonas profundi contains the following coding sequences:
- a CDS encoding recombinase family protein has protein sequence METVSGSVAAMERKGFARLVDRLEAGDVLIVTKLDRLGRNAIDVRATVEKLASEGVRVHCLALGGVDLTSAAGKMTMGVITAVAEFERDLLIERTKAGLSRAKAEGKALGRPSALTGDQQQAIRAARSSGLSLGALAKQYGVSRAAIQRVEKRAA, from the coding sequence GTGGAAACCGTGTCGGGGTCCGTAGCCGCTATGGAGCGTAAGGGATTTGCTCGGCTTGTCGATCGGCTGGAAGCTGGTGACGTGCTGATCGTCACCAAGCTTGATCGCCTTGGCCGTAATGCGATTGATGTACGAGCTACGGTGGAGAAGTTGGCCAGCGAAGGCGTGCGGGTCCATTGCCTTGCCCTTGGAGGGGTAGACCTAACCAGCGCCGCCGGGAAGATGACAATGGGCGTAATAACCGCCGTAGCCGAGTTCGAACGTGACCTTCTTATAGAGCGTACCAAAGCAGGGCTTAGCCGCGCGAAAGCCGAGGGAAAGGCCCTAGGACGCCCGTCTGCCCTTACCGGGGATCAACAACAGGCGATCCGCGCGGCACGCTCTAGCGGGCTTTCCCTTGGCGCATTGGCTAAACAATATGGTGTAAGCCGCGCGGCCATTCAGCGGGTAGAAAAGCGGGCGGCCTAA
- the mreC gene encoding rod shape-determining protein MreC, which produces MATPPHRRPGFSRRAQYGLFAGYVVAVLGLLGGLGLILSARLDPAGFALLRGAAIDATAPLSAAGRAVVMTLSSAGDGVAAYFDAASQNRALRTELDAARGRLVEARALDFENRRLKRLLRLTQDAPGTIAVARIVSSTATSPRRLAVLHAGAGDGVRSGQPVRSPEGLVGTVVATGRIASHVLLLTDSGSTVPVRLARSGVAALATGKGDGRIELRALIAGATPFRRGDIALSSGTGGVFPPDIPVAVVTAVNGDVATAWPLADPARLDYATVLGVFQPDVPPPPPPAKTPAK; this is translated from the coding sequence GTGGCGACGCCTCCCCATCGGCGTCCCGGTTTCTCCCGGCGGGCGCAGTACGGCCTGTTCGCGGGGTATGTCGTCGCGGTGCTGGGGCTGCTCGGCGGGCTCGGCCTGATCCTTTCGGCCCGGCTCGATCCGGCGGGCTTCGCCCTGCTGCGCGGCGCCGCGATCGATGCCACCGCGCCGCTCTCCGCCGCCGGCCGCGCGGTGGTGATGACGCTCTCCTCGGCGGGAGACGGCGTGGCCGCCTATTTCGACGCCGCCAGCCAGAACCGCGCGCTCAGGACGGAACTGGATGCGGCGCGCGGCCGGCTGGTGGAGGCGCGGGCGCTCGACTTCGAGAACCGCCGGCTCAAGCGGCTGCTGCGGCTCACCCAGGATGCGCCGGGCACGATTGCCGTCGCCCGCATCGTCTCCTCCACCGCCACCAGCCCCCGCCGCCTGGCCGTGCTGCATGCCGGCGCCGGCGACGGCGTTCGCTCCGGCCAGCCGGTCCGCTCGCCGGAGGGGCTCGTCGGCACCGTCGTCGCGACCGGGCGGATCGCCAGCCACGTGCTGCTGCTCACCGACAGCGGCAGCACCGTGCCGGTGCGGCTGGCGCGCAGCGGCGTGGCGGCGCTGGCGACCGGCAAGGGCGACGGACGGATCGAGCTGCGCGCGCTGATCGCCGGGGCCACGCCGTTCCGCCGCGGCGACATCGCGCTCTCCTCGGGCACCGGCGGCGTCTTCCCGCCGGACATCCCGGTTGCGGTGGTCACGGCGGTGAACGGGGATGTCGCCACCGCCTGGCCGCTCGCCGACCCCGCCCGGCTCGATTATGCGACGGTGCTGGGCGTGTTCCAGCCGGATGTCCCACCCCCGCCGCCGCCCGCCAAGACGCCCGCGAAATGA
- the mrdA gene encoding penicillin-binding protein 2, giving the protein MRRPPRIVTEHAQGFTFTRRALVLGGAQLAVGGVLAGRMAWLSIAQNERYRLMAESNRVQLILIPPRRGWIVDRHGRPIAINRTDFRVDLIPDQLHDPDRVLPALQRILSLPDEEMERIREELAKAAGYQPVPVAERLDYDRFAAVSVRLPDLAGVAPARGYSRFYPTGAAVGHLCGYVGAASAKDYEATHDPLLITPGFKIGKEGLEKTMEPLLRGRPGAKRSEVTARGRLVRDLETRPDVAGRTLHLTIDAGLQDYAARRLGNESGSVVVMDCRSGDLLAMASMPAYDPNSFSDGISHSEWDMLSSNDHHPLVNKVLGGLYPPGSTVKPMNALALLNAGIAPDEQVVCTGQYRLGSNVFHCHKRRGHGALDMKHAIMQSCDIYFYTMVRRIGIDALATMMRRMGLGAEYALPVASQRYGTVPDSAWKLRKYKTNWTIADTINASIGQGYTLVNPLQLAVMAARLASGREVSPRLLGGRPGAAAPALDVPPEHFAIVREAMSGVVNGGGTGGSARMQVPNVLLAGKTGTAQVRRITMAERRTGVLSDAATPWRMRDHSLFVCFAPVENPLYACATILEHSGHIVTAAPIARDTLTYLFDAPRAQATLAALEEKWGGDIPTRMAAQGRAWRDKKAAEANPPPPAEAPPPAAAPPPAASPAPAAAAPAPAAAPEEEPD; this is encoded by the coding sequence ATGAGGCGGCCGCCCCGCATCGTTACCGAACACGCCCAGGGTTTCACCTTCACGCGCCGCGCGCTGGTGCTGGGTGGGGCGCAACTGGCCGTGGGCGGCGTGCTGGCCGGGCGCATGGCCTGGCTCTCGATCGCGCAGAACGAACGCTATCGGCTGATGGCCGAGAGCAACCGCGTGCAGCTGATCCTCATCCCGCCGCGGCGCGGCTGGATCGTCGATCGCCACGGCCGGCCAATCGCGATCAACCGCACCGATTTCCGCGTCGATCTGATCCCCGATCAGCTGCACGATCCCGATCGCGTGCTGCCGGCACTCCAGCGCATCCTCTCGCTGCCGGACGAGGAGATGGAGCGCATCCGCGAGGAGCTGGCCAAGGCCGCCGGCTACCAGCCCGTGCCGGTGGCGGAGCGGCTGGACTATGATCGCTTCGCCGCCGTCAGCGTGCGGCTGCCCGATCTCGCCGGCGTGGCGCCGGCGCGCGGCTACTCCCGCTTCTACCCGACGGGCGCCGCCGTCGGCCATCTGTGCGGCTATGTCGGCGCCGCTTCCGCCAAGGATTATGAGGCGACGCACGATCCGCTGCTCATCACGCCCGGTTTCAAGATCGGCAAGGAAGGTCTTGAAAAGACGATGGAGCCGCTGCTGCGCGGCCGTCCCGGCGCCAAGCGCAGCGAGGTGACGGCGCGCGGCCGCCTCGTCCGCGATCTGGAGACGCGACCCGACGTGGCGGGCCGCACGCTGCACCTCACGATCGACGCCGGCCTCCAGGACTATGCCGCCCGCCGCCTCGGCAACGAGAGCGGATCGGTGGTGGTGATGGACTGTCGCAGCGGCGACCTGCTCGCGATGGCGTCGATGCCGGCCTATGATCCGAACAGCTTCTCGGACGGGATCAGCCACAGCGAGTGGGACATGCTCTCCTCCAACGATCACCACCCGCTCGTCAACAAGGTGCTCGGCGGGCTCTATCCCCCCGGCTCCACGGTGAAGCCGATGAACGCGCTGGCGCTGCTGAACGCCGGCATCGCGCCGGACGAGCAGGTCGTCTGCACCGGCCAGTACCGCCTCGGCAGCAACGTGTTCCACTGCCACAAGCGGCGCGGCCACGGCGCGCTCGATATGAAGCATGCGATCATGCAGAGCTGCGACATCTACTTCTACACGATGGTCCGCCGCATCGGCATCGACGCGCTGGCGACGATGATGCGGCGGATGGGGCTGGGCGCCGAATATGCGCTGCCGGTCGCCTCGCAACGCTACGGCACCGTGCCGGACTCGGCCTGGAAGCTGCGGAAATACAAGACGAACTGGACGATCGCCGACACGATCAACGCCAGCATCGGCCAGGGCTATACGCTGGTGAACCCGCTCCAGCTGGCGGTGATGGCCGCCCGTCTCGCCTCCGGCCGCGAGGTGTCGCCGCGCCTGCTCGGCGGCCGGCCGGGCGCGGCCGCCCCCGCGCTCGACGTGCCGCCCGAGCATTTCGCCATCGTCCGCGAGGCGATGAGCGGCGTCGTCAACGGCGGCGGCACGGGCGGGTCGGCCCGCATGCAGGTGCCGAACGTCCTCCTTGCCGGCAAGACGGGCACCGCCCAGGTCCGCCGCATCACCATGGCCGAGCGGCGCACCGGCGTGCTCAGCGACGCCGCGACGCCGTGGCGGATGCGCGATCACTCGCTGTTCGTGTGCTTCGCGCCGGTGGAGAACCCGCTCTACGCCTGCGCGACCATCCTCGAACATAGCGGCCACATCGTCACCGCGGCGCCGATCGCCCGCGATACGCTCACCTACCTGTTCGATGCGCCGCGCGCGCAGGCGACGCTCGCCGCGCTGGAGGAGAAATGGGGCGGCGACATCCCCACGCGCATGGCCGCGCAGGGCCGCGCCTGGCGCGATAAGAAGGCGGCGGAGGCGAACCCGCCCCCGCCTGCCGAGGCTCCGCCCCCGGCCGCCGCTCCACCTCCCGCCGCCTCTCCCGCCCCGGCCGCTGCCGCCCCCGCGCCCGCCGCCGCACCCGAAGAGGAGCCGGACTGA
- a CDS encoding site-specific integrase, with protein sequence MSGIKPAGQHREKRLSAAFVKTVSTPGFYADGNGLYLKVDPSGAKRWVQRLMIHKKRTDIGLGSTSLVSLAEARERALEHRRQARAGDDPLASRRASTTILTFKECAQKVYDLSAPTWRNAKHGQQWLNTLEAFASPIFGTKRIDAVTNADVLSALTPIWNTRPETARRVKQRIGTVMKWAMAQGWRGDNPAEAISKALPKHDRSSVKHRAALPYEAVADAISKVRRSEAGTATKLATEFLILTATRSGETREAKWIEVDIEKAEWIIPATRMKTKRPHRVPLPPRCIAILEEAKALRREGDDLVFPGTKDGKPLSDMTLSKLMKELGIAAVPHGFRSSFRDWAGEATSHPREVIEFALAHVIKDKAEAAYARSDLFAKRRKLMDDWSQYIQQN encoded by the coding sequence ATGTCAGGGATAAAGCCAGCCGGCCAGCATCGTGAGAAGCGCCTATCAGCGGCGTTTGTGAAGACCGTTAGCACGCCCGGCTTCTATGCCGATGGCAATGGCCTGTACCTGAAAGTCGATCCATCGGGGGCGAAGCGATGGGTACAAAGGTTGATGATCCATAAGAAACGGACCGATATAGGCCTAGGATCAACATCGCTTGTAAGCCTTGCAGAAGCCCGTGAGAGGGCCTTGGAGCATCGTAGGCAGGCAAGGGCTGGCGATGATCCTCTTGCGTCTAGGAGGGCTTCTACGACCATTCTGACCTTCAAAGAGTGTGCGCAAAAGGTCTACGATCTGTCAGCCCCGACATGGCGTAACGCCAAGCACGGTCAGCAATGGCTAAACACACTAGAAGCGTTCGCTTCCCCGATCTTTGGCACTAAGCGTATCGACGCCGTAACGAATGCGGACGTGCTGTCGGCGCTTACGCCCATATGGAACACTCGCCCAGAGACCGCGCGGCGGGTTAAACAACGTATCGGGACGGTGATGAAGTGGGCGATGGCGCAAGGATGGCGCGGCGATAATCCGGCGGAAGCTATATCGAAAGCCTTGCCCAAGCATGATCGCTCCAGCGTAAAGCACCGCGCGGCCCTTCCTTACGAGGCCGTGGCGGATGCTATAAGTAAAGTAAGGAGGTCCGAAGCTGGCACAGCGACCAAGCTGGCAACAGAGTTCCTTATCCTAACTGCTACGCGATCAGGAGAAACGCGCGAGGCAAAATGGATCGAGGTTGATATCGAGAAAGCCGAATGGATTATTCCAGCTACGCGGATGAAAACGAAGCGTCCGCATCGGGTGCCATTGCCGCCACGGTGCATAGCTATCTTGGAAGAAGCAAAAGCGTTGCGCCGTGAGGGCGATGATCTGGTCTTTCCGGGTACGAAGGATGGCAAGCCTCTTTCAGATATGACCCTTTCAAAGCTTATGAAGGAGCTTGGCATCGCCGCTGTTCCACATGGCTTCCGATCCTCATTCCGGGATTGGGCTGGCGAAGCAACCAGCCATCCGCGCGAGGTGATCGAGTTTGCCTTGGCGCATGTTATTAAGGACAAGGCAGAGGCGGCATATGCACGGTCGGACCTTTTTGCAAAGCGGCGAAAGCTGATGGATGATTGGTCGCAGTATATTCAGCAAAATTAA
- a CDS encoding AlpA family phage regulatory protein, translated as MIEGLIRRKELLEIIGISKSQLYVMISRGQFPRPILIGSKRAVGWRRAAVSAWLAARPTTGGWSLLRRMILFVNEASQIRRGVDNEHGVCRGHQ; from the coding sequence ATGATCGAAGGACTAATTCGCCGAAAAGAGTTGTTGGAAATCATCGGGATCAGCAAATCCCAACTGTATGTCATGATCTCACGTGGGCAATTCCCGCGCCCAATCCTTATCGGAAGCAAAAGAGCCGTGGGCTGGAGGCGTGCCGCCGTGTCGGCATGGCTTGCGGCACGTCCTACTACTGGAGGTTGGTCTTTATTACGCAGGATGATCCTGTTCGTAAACGAGGCAAGCCAAATACGCAGAGGAGTTGATAATGAACACGGTGTATGTCGAGGCCATCAATAG
- a CDS encoding rod shape-determining protein MreD produces MSIDDAARPRLLPPRARAVPVLSTMAASLLQALPLVATAPVLPPTGLLMLLGWRLLRPELWHAWVALPLGLFDDLVGGHPLGTATTLWTSGFLVLDMIDDRLIWRDYWVEWGVATALIALCVIGGWWIARFLYGESAFAGVGAQALVAIFCFPAVVRLCAMLDRWRLRR; encoded by the coding sequence ATGAGCATCGACGACGCCGCCCGCCCGCGCCTGCTGCCACCGCGCGCGCGGGCGGTGCCGGTTCTCTCGACGATGGCCGCCTCGCTGCTGCAGGCGCTGCCGCTGGTCGCCACGGCGCCGGTGCTGCCGCCCACCGGCCTGCTGATGCTGCTGGGCTGGCGCCTGCTGCGGCCGGAGCTGTGGCATGCGTGGGTGGCGCTGCCGCTCGGCCTGTTCGACGATCTCGTCGGCGGCCACCCGCTCGGCACCGCGACGACCTTGTGGACCAGCGGCTTCCTCGTCCTCGACATGATCGACGATCGGCTGATCTGGCGGGATTACTGGGTGGAATGGGGCGTCGCCACCGCGCTGATCGCCCTCTGCGTGATCGGCGGCTGGTGGATCGCCCGCTTCCTCTACGGGGAGAGCGCGTTCGCCGGCGTCGGCGCGCAGGCGCTCGTCGCCATCTTCTGCTTTCCCGCCGTCGTGCGGCTCTGCGCGATGCTCGACCGCTGGCGGCTGAGGCGCTAA
- a CDS encoding cytochrome P450 yields the protein MTGDKGGTCPIRLAARESYVPRVPHEVFKELRASSPVSWHEADGYPGFWAITKYRDIVSISTDTRSFSSARGVFVEDIESGQGIPGSLLTSDPPLHTSLRAQLSDWFTATSLARLEGWLRITARAIMDRAASAGRCEFVYDMAAELPLLTICEFLGVPEADRSYMLALGDAVVRSENDRTFAEAMKKIGDYGLQLARQSAGDGGSGLVRNMLRSFEKEERLAEVEFAGQFAQLLVAGNETTRTLLSNIMLELCDRPDLHVALKAEPGRLPLAIEEFLRWTSPIYYMRRTAREDTKIGEVAIRAGDPVVMYYVSANRDEDVFDEPDTIDIDRRPNRHLAFGVGRHNCLGAQLARLETRIFMEEFLERFRSVSLDGAPVRFPSNVVNSWERLPVVLEVG from the coding sequence GTGACAGGTGATAAGGGCGGCACGTGCCCGATCCGGCTCGCGGCGCGGGAAAGCTATGTTCCCCGTGTTCCGCACGAGGTTTTCAAGGAACTCCGGGCCAGCAGCCCGGTATCCTGGCACGAGGCGGACGGATATCCGGGTTTCTGGGCAATTACGAAATACCGGGATATCGTGTCCATCTCTACCGACACGCGCTCCTTCAGTTCCGCGAGGGGCGTCTTCGTCGAGGATATCGAGAGCGGCCAAGGGATACCCGGATCGCTTCTGACGTCCGACCCGCCTTTACATACCAGCCTGCGCGCTCAGCTGAGCGACTGGTTCACGGCGACAAGCCTGGCAAGACTGGAGGGGTGGCTCCGGATCACGGCCCGCGCCATCATGGATCGCGCCGCTTCCGCCGGGCGCTGCGAGTTCGTCTACGATATGGCCGCGGAACTGCCGTTGCTGACGATATGCGAATTCCTCGGCGTACCGGAAGCCGATCGCTCCTACATGCTCGCTCTGGGCGACGCGGTCGTCCGCTCCGAGAATGACAGGACGTTCGCCGAAGCGATGAAGAAGATCGGCGATTACGGCCTTCAGCTCGCGCGGCAGAGCGCCGGTGACGGCGGCAGCGGACTGGTCCGCAACATGCTGCGATCCTTCGAGAAGGAGGAGCGTCTCGCCGAGGTGGAGTTTGCCGGGCAGTTCGCGCAATTGCTGGTCGCGGGCAACGAGACCACCCGCACTCTCCTCTCCAACATCATGCTCGAACTGTGCGATCGCCCCGATCTTCATGTCGCGCTGAAAGCGGAACCCGGCCGCCTGCCGCTCGCCATCGAGGAGTTTCTGCGCTGGACGTCGCCGATATACTATATGCGTCGCACCGCCCGCGAGGACACGAAGATCGGAGAGGTCGCCATTCGCGCGGGCGATCCGGTGGTGATGTACTATGTTTCGGCCAACCGTGACGAAGATGTTTTCGACGAACCCGACACTATCGATATCGATCGTCGCCCCAATCGCCACCTCGCCTTTGGTGTCGGCCGGCACAACTGCCTTGGCGCTCAACTCGCGCGACTGGAAACCAGGATCTTCATGGAGGAGTTCCTAGAGCGTTTCAGATCCGTCTCGCTTGACGGAGCGCCCGTGCGATTTCCCTCCAACGTCGTCAACAGCTGGGAGAGGTTGCCCGTCGTTCTGGAGGTGGGTTGA
- a CDS encoding rod shape-determining protein: MFFTRWFKFMSHDMAIDLGTANTVVYVRGRGIVLNEPSVVAIETLDGMKKVRAVGEDAKLMLGKTPGTIEAIRPLRDGVIADIDVAEQMIKHFIQKVHGQRRFPRWPEIVICVPSGSTKVERRAIRDAASNAGASQVWLIEEPMAAAIGAGMPVTEPIGSMVVDIGGGTTEVAVLSLRGLAYTTSVRVGGDKMDEAISSYVRRNHNLLIGEATAERIKKEMGIAKMPADGRGQTIHIKGRDLVNGVPKEITINQAQVAEALSEPVSAIVEGVRIALENTAPELAADIVDQGIVLTGGGALLQGLDEVLREETGLPVTVADEPLICVALGTGRALEEPVFRGVLQTA; this comes from the coding sequence ATGTTCTTCACGCGCTGGTTCAAATTCATGTCGCACGACATGGCGATCGATCTCGGCACCGCCAACACGGTCGTCTACGTGCGCGGGCGCGGCATCGTGCTGAACGAGCCGTCGGTGGTGGCGATCGAGACGCTCGACGGGATGAAGAAGGTCCGCGCTGTGGGCGAGGACGCCAAGCTGATGCTGGGCAAGACGCCGGGCACGATCGAGGCGATCCGCCCCTTGCGTGACGGCGTGATCGCCGACATCGACGTGGCGGAGCAGATGATCAAGCACTTCATCCAGAAGGTGCACGGCCAGCGCCGCTTCCCCCGCTGGCCCGAGATCGTGATCTGCGTCCCCTCCGGCTCCACCAAGGTGGAGCGGCGCGCCATCCGCGATGCCGCCTCCAACGCCGGCGCATCGCAGGTGTGGCTGATCGAGGAGCCGATGGCCGCCGCGATCGGCGCCGGCATGCCGGTGACGGAGCCGATCGGATCGATGGTCGTCGATATCGGCGGCGGCACCACCGAGGTCGCCGTGCTGTCGCTGCGCGGCCTCGCCTACACCACCAGCGTGCGCGTGGGCGGCGACAAGATGGACGAGGCGATCTCCTCCTACGTCCGCCGCAACCACAATCTGCTGATCGGCGAGGCCACGGCCGAGCGGATCAAGAAGGAGATGGGCATCGCCAAGATGCCGGCGGACGGGCGCGGCCAGACGATCCACATCAAGGGCCGCGATCTCGTCAACGGCGTGCCCAAGGAGATCACGATCAACCAGGCGCAGGTGGCCGAGGCGCTGAGCGAGCCGGTGTCCGCGATCGTCGAGGGCGTGCGCATCGCGCTGGAGAATACCGCGCCGGAGCTGGCCGCCGATATCGTCGATCAGGGCATCGTCCTCACCGGCGGCGGCGCTTTGCTGCAGGGGCTGGACGAGGTGCTGCGCGAGGAGACCGGCCTGCCCGTCACCGTCGCCGACGAGCCGCTGATCTGCGTCGCGCTCGGCACCGGGCGCGCGCTGGAAGAGCCCGTCTTCCGCGGCGTGCTGCAGACCGCCTGA
- a CDS encoding TetR/AcrR family transcriptional regulator, whose protein sequence is MPVQARSRATLQRIVDRSIDLFLTRGYTNTSISDIAEASATSPGAIYSRFPDKNTILMTIVDAYYRERLSVFDEYFQRLRESGSVDHAEIVTSYVKLILGQFREDVAIVRLIETVRLENDAVAARTLGLNKKLANRLYEALRSSDIGRRRHLRYRTRYFHTLFRNATALAILHDGTVSGAQIAVNAGEFEAETIRMGIAYLAGAD, encoded by the coding sequence ATGCCGGTGCAGGCGCGGAGCAGGGCGACCCTCCAGCGCATCGTCGATCGGTCGATCGATCTGTTCCTCACCCGGGGATATACGAATACGAGCATCAGCGACATAGCGGAGGCGTCCGCCACCTCGCCGGGTGCGATCTATTCTCGCTTTCCGGACAAGAACACGATCTTGATGACGATCGTGGACGCCTATTATCGTGAACGCCTGAGTGTGTTCGACGAGTATTTTCAACGGCTGCGGGAATCCGGTTCGGTGGATCACGCCGAGATCGTCACGTCTTACGTCAAGCTCATCCTTGGGCAGTTCCGCGAGGACGTGGCGATAGTCAGGCTGATCGAAACGGTGCGCCTTGAGAACGATGCCGTCGCCGCGCGCACGCTCGGTCTCAACAAGAAACTGGCCAACCGGCTCTACGAGGCGCTTCGCAGCAGTGACATCGGCCGTCGGCGTCATCTTCGTTACCGCACGCGCTACTTCCACACGCTGTTCCGCAACGCCACGGCCCTCGCGATCCTGCACGACGGGACCGTATCGGGCGCGCAGATCGCGGTGAACGCAGGCGAGTTCGAGGCGGAGACGATCCGGATGGGCATCGCCTACCTCGCCGGCGCCGATTGA
- the mutL gene encoding DNA mismatch repair endonuclease MutL, with the protein MSIRRLPPHLVNRIAAGEVVERPASALKELVENAIDAGATRIAIGLSEGGLARIEVTDDGCGMAPDEIALALERHATSKLPDALLVDGAIESIGTLGFRGEALPSIASVARMTIESRVRGADGWHRIVDNGALAGEGPAALPPGTRIRIADLFARVPARRKFLRSARAEYAACVDVVKRLAMARPEIGFTLEHDGRRAIAVQPADSRAERVAALTDRALVENSVALDHVRQDVRLGGVAGLPTFNRGVADHQYLFVNGRPVRDRLLVGAVRGAYQDMLARDRHPVVALFVDLPGADVDVNVHPAKTEVRFRDPGLVRGLIVGGLRAALDAAGHRSAQQPSAGSLGLWQRGPVGGAAPPPRPPSYAAGPPAQSAVWDGSHAYAPMARAEPASAPPPDAHDHPLGVARGQVAATYIVAEADDGLVLVDQHAAHERLVLERMRRALAEGGVPAQALLLPEVVELDEPACDRLEARAGELAELGLTLDRFGPKAMLVRTTPAMLGAGDARGLVTDLADDLAAYDEALSLRERLDHVAATMACHGSVRAGRILSVGEMNALLREMEVTPHSGQCNHGRPTWVKLDARNLAKLFGRE; encoded by the coding sequence ATGTCAATACGCCGGCTCCCGCCGCATCTGGTGAATCGCATTGCGGCCGGCGAAGTGGTCGAAAGGCCGGCCAGTGCGCTGAAGGAGCTTGTCGAGAACGCGATCGACGCCGGCGCCACGCGCATCGCGATCGGCCTCTCCGAAGGCGGGCTGGCGCGCATCGAGGTGACGGACGACGGCTGCGGCATGGCGCCGGACGAGATCGCGCTGGCGCTGGAGCGGCACGCCACCTCCAAGCTGCCCGATGCCCTCCTGGTGGATGGCGCCATCGAGTCGATCGGCACGCTGGGCTTCCGCGGCGAGGCGCTGCCCTCGATCGCCAGCGTGGCGCGCATGACGATCGAGAGCCGGGTGCGCGGGGCGGACGGCTGGCACCGCATCGTCGACAACGGCGCGCTGGCGGGGGAGGGCCCGGCGGCGCTGCCCCCGGGCACACGCATCCGCATCGCCGACCTGTTCGCGCGGGTGCCGGCGCGGCGCAAGTTCCTGCGATCGGCCCGCGCCGAATATGCCGCCTGCGTCGACGTGGTGAAGCGGCTGGCGATGGCGCGGCCGGAGATCGGCTTCACCCTGGAGCATGACGGCCGCCGCGCGATCGCCGTGCAGCCGGCCGACAGCCGGGCGGAACGGGTGGCGGCGCTGACCGACCGCGCGCTCGTGGAGAACAGCGTCGCGCTCGATCATGTGCGGCAGGACGTGCGACTCGGCGGCGTGGCCGGCCTGCCCACGTTCAACCGCGGCGTGGCCGATCATCAGTATCTGTTCGTCAACGGCCGGCCGGTGCGCGACCGGCTGCTGGTGGGGGCGGTGCGCGGCGCCTATCAGGACATGCTGGCGCGCGATCGCCACCCGGTGGTCGCGCTGTTCGTCGATCTGCCGGGCGCGGACGTGGACGTGAACGTGCATCCGGCCAAGACGGAGGTGCGCTTCCGCGATCCGGGGCTGGTGCGCGGGCTGATCGTCGGCGGCCTGCGCGCCGCGCTGGACGCGGCAGGACACCGCAGCGCGCAGCAGCCGTCGGCCGGGTCGCTCGGCCTGTGGCAGCGCGGGCCGGTAGGGGGCGCGGCGCCGCCGCCTCGCCCGCCGTCCTACGCCGCCGGCCCGCCCGCGCAGTCGGCCGTGTGGGACGGCAGCCACGCCTACGCCCCGATGGCGCGCGCCGAGCCGGCGAGCGCGCCGCCGCCCGACGCGCACGACCATCCGCTGGGCGTGGCGCGCGGGCAGGTGGCGGCGACCTACATCGTCGCCGAGGCGGACGACGGCCTCGTCCTCGTCGATCAGCATGCCGCGCACGAGCGGCTGGTGCTGGAGCGGATGCGCCGCGCCCTGGCCGAGGGCGGCGTGCCGGCGCAGGCGCTGCTGCTGCCCGAGGTGGTGGAACTGGACGAGCCCGCCTGCGACAGGCTGGAGGCGCGCGCCGGCGAACTCGCCGAGCTGGGGCTGACGCTCGATCGCTTCGGCCCGAAGGCGATGCTGGTGCGGACGACGCCGGCGATGCTGGGCGCGGGCGACGCGCGCGGCCTCGTCACCGACCTCGCCGACGATCTCGCCGCCTATGACGAGGCGCTGTCGCTGCGCGAGCGGCTCGATCATGTCGCGGCGACGATGGCGTGCCACGGTTCCGTGCGGGCGGGCCGCATCCTCTCCGTCGGCGAGATGAACGCCTTGCTGCGCGAGATGGAGGTGACGCCCCATTCCGGCCAGTGCAACCACGGCCGGCCGACCTGGGTGAAGCTGGACGCACGCAACCTGGCCAAGCTGTTCGGCCGCGAATAA